A single genomic interval of Psychroserpens sp. NJDZ02 harbors:
- the pfkA gene encoding 6-phosphofructokinase, which produces MSKNIKKIAVMTSGGDSPGMNAAIRSVARTCAYYNIECAGIYRGYEGMIEGDFKELTARNVKGIINKGGTILKSARSKEFRTKEGRQKAYDSLKEANIDGLVVVGGDGTFTGALIFNQEFDFPVMGIPGTIDNDIFGTSHTLGYDTALNTVVEVIDKIRDTASSHNRLFFVEVMGRDAGHIALNVGVGAGAEEILIPEEDLGLERLLESLRRSKLSGKSSSIVVVAEGDKIGKNVFELKDYVEENMTEYEVRVSVLGHMQRGGSPSCFDRVLASRMGVKAVESLLEGKSNYMVGLLSDTIQLTPLEQAVKGKSKINEELIRVSDIMTT; this is translated from the coding sequence ATGTCAAAAAATATAAAAAAAATTGCTGTAATGACCTCCGGTGGAGATTCTCCTGGGATGAATGCAGCTATCCGTTCGGTAGCCAGAACTTGTGCCTATTATAATATTGAATGTGCTGGAATCTATCGTGGATATGAAGGTATGATTGAAGGCGACTTTAAAGAGTTAACGGCACGTAACGTAAAAGGTATTATAAATAAAGGTGGAACAATCTTAAAATCTGCTAGATCTAAAGAGTTTCGTACTAAAGAAGGACGTCAAAAGGCATACGATTCATTAAAAGAAGCAAACATTGATGGATTAGTGGTTGTTGGTGGTGATGGTACATTTACAGGAGCCTTAATTTTTAATCAAGAATTTGATTTCCCAGTAATGGGTATTCCAGGAACTATAGATAATGATATTTTCGGAACGTCGCATACTTTAGGATATGATACGGCTTTAAATACTGTCGTTGAAGTTATAGATAAAATTAGAGATACAGCGAGTTCGCATAACCGTTTGTTTTTTGTCGAAGTTATGGGGCGTGATGCAGGCCATATCGCATTAAATGTTGGTGTTGGAGCAGGAGCAGAAGAGATTTTAATTCCTGAAGAGGATTTAGGGCTAGAGCGTTTATTAGAATCTTTAAGACGTAGTAAATTATCTGGTAAATCGTCAAGTATTGTCGTAGTAGCGGAAGGTGATAAAATAGGTAAAAATGTTTTTGAACTTAAGGATTACGTAGAAGAAAATATGACCGAATATGAAGTGCGTGTCTCTGTATTGGGGCATATGCAACGTGGTGGTTCTCCATCTTGTTTTGATCGTGTATTAGCATCTAGAATGGGTGTGAAAGCAGTAGAAAGTTTATTAGAAGGGAAATCTAATTATATGGTTGGATTATTAAGCGATACCATACAATTAACACCATTAGAACAAGCAGTAAAAGGAAAATCAAA